The following coding sequences are from one Gossypium hirsutum isolate 1008001.06 chromosome A12, Gossypium_hirsutum_v2.1, whole genome shotgun sequence window:
- the LOC107932612 gene encoding photosystem II repair protein PSB27-H1, chloroplastic: protein MASPTLVTPTSKLKPLLLIKARATQTPPSLPPHQRPLRRQFLCLAAAAAAATTTAGLALGGVQSAFAASDEEYVKETAEVINKVRSTINMDKNDPNIASAVAELREASNSWVAKYRREKALLGRASFRDMYSALNAISGHYISFGPTAPIPAKRKARILEEIDTAEKALSRGR from the coding sequence ATGGCGTCCCCAACACTTGTAACCCCAACTTCCAAGCTCAAACCCCTTCTTCTCATCAAAGCCAGAGCCACGCAAACACCGCCATCACTGCCACCGCACCAGCGACCCTTACGGCGTCAATTCTTGTGtcttgctgctgctgctgctgccgcCACCACCACAGCAGGTCTTGCTCTTGGAGGGGTTCAGTCAGCATTTGCTGCCTCGGATGAGGAGTACGTGAAGGAGACTGCAGAAGTGATCAACAAAGTGAGAAGCACCATCAATATGGACAAGAATGATCCCAACATTGCTTCTGCTGTAGCTGAGCTTAGAGAGGCATCCAATTCTTGGGTGGCTAAGTACAGAAGAGAGAAAGCTTTGCTGGGTAGAGCTTCTTTCCGTGATATGTACTCAGCATTGAATGCTATTTCTGGCCATTATATTAGCTTTGGACCAACTGCTCCAATCCCTGCAAAGCGAAAGGCTAGGATTCTTGAAGAAATAGACACTGCCGAGAAAGCTTTATCGCGGGGAAGATAA